One genomic segment of Poecile atricapillus isolate bPoeAtr1 chromosome 18, bPoeAtr1.hap1, whole genome shotgun sequence includes these proteins:
- the STRAP gene encoding serine-threonine kinase receptor-associated protein has product MAMRQTPLTCSGHTRPVVDLAFSGVTPYGYFLISACKDGKPMLRQGDTGDWIGTFLGHKGAVWGATLNTDATKAATAAADFTAKVWDAVSGDELITLAHKHIVKSVDFTQDSNYLLTGGQDKLLRIYDLSKPEAEPDVVSGHTSGIKKALWSSDDKQILSADDKTVRLWDRSTMTEVKSLNVAMSVSSMEYVPEGQILVITYGKTIAFHSAETLEQIKSFEAPATINSASLHPAKECLVAGGEDFKLYKYDYNTGEELESYKGHFGPIHCVRFSPDGELYASGSEDGTLRLWQTTVGKTYGLWKCVVPEEENAEAAKARTTLPGTAEEEIVAEEIASENSDTVYSSTPEVKA; this is encoded by the exons ATGGCCATGAGGCAGACCCCGCTCACCTGCTCCGGCCACACGCGGCCCGTGGTGGACCTGGCCTTTAGCGGCGTCACCCCCTACGGATATTTCCTCATCAGCGCCTGCAAGG ATGGCAAGCCTATGCTGCGccagggggacacaggagaCTGGATTGGCACGTTTCTGGGTCATAAAGGTGCTGTTTGGGGTGCCACCCTGAACACAGATGCCACtaaagcagccacagcagcagcagatttcaCAGC CAAAGTGTGGGATGCTGTGTCAGGCGATGAACTAATCACACTGGCTCACAAACACATTGTCAAAAGTGTGGATTTTACACAG GATAGCAATTATCTGTTAACAGGTGGACAAGATAAGCTCTTGCGTATCTATGACTTGAGCAAGCCAGAAGCAG aacCGGATGTTGTCAGTGGACATACTTCTGGCATTAAAAAAGCCTTATGGAGCAGTGATGACAAACAGATTCTTTCAGCTGATGATAAAACTGTCCG cCTCTGGGACCGGAGTACCATGACTGAGGTGAAGTCACTAAATGTGGCAATGTCAGTGAGCAGCATGGAGTATGTTCCAGAAGGACAGATACTGGTGATAACCTATGGGAAGACAATTGCTTTTCATAGTGCAGAAAC TCTAGAGCAGATTAAATCATTTGAAGCACCTGCTACAATCAATTCTGCATCACTTCACCCTGCGAAAGAATGTTTGGTTGCAGGTGGTGAAGATTTTAAACTCTATAAATATGACTATAATACAGGAGAAGAATTAG AATCTTACAAAGGGCACTTTGGTCCCATTCACTGCGTGAGATTTAGCCCCGATGGAGAGTTATATGCAAGTGGCTCTGAGGATGGCACACTAAGGCTGTGGCAGACAACAGTAGGGAAAACCTATGGCCTTTGGAAGTGTGTAGTTCCTG AAGAAGAGAATgcagaagcagcaaaagcaaggaCTACCCTTCCAGGAACTGCAGAGGAGGAAATAG TTGCAGAAGAGATTGCCTCTGAAAACTCAGATACAGTGTACAGCTCAACTCCTGAAGTGAAAGCCTGA